The following proteins are co-located in the Candidatus Palauibacter australiensis genome:
- a CDS encoding type II toxin-antitoxin system HicA family toxin: MARLRVLSGREACRILAANGFIEVRRRGSHIAMQKTDAGGTLTVPVPDHRELRTGTLMSIIRQSGLPRSEFEVGR, translated from the coding sequence TTGGCTAGGCTTCGCGTCCTGTCCGGTCGCGAAGCTTGCCGCATCTTGGCGGCCAACGGCTTTATCGAGGTCCGACGACGGGGCAGCCACATCGCGATGCAGAAGACGGACGCCGGCGGAACGCTCACCGTCCCGGTTCCGGATCACCGAGAGCTGCGGACAGGCACGCTGATGTCGATCATCCGCCAGTCAGGTCTGCCCCGCTCGGAATTCGAGGTGGGTCGCTGA